The following are from one region of the Halodesulfurarchaeum sp. HSR-GB genome:
- a CDS encoding metal-dependent hydrolase, protein MPGYDEHVGAAKMVAMLVAPLITGLTYVLTEDPWLAAVGLCGSGLVVLGGMAPDLDSNSSIPRRRLVGAVSSLLVLVIGVFVGRYWELLVAVVEGSASDRLPTVPPELLVVLLVAAAVTIVLAKTDDGLQALIPAHRGLLHELAFWVGVGAACGSGLYVLGPVVGLSPTATLYSAIVLPALFLFGVSVHLVQDGEIV, encoded by the coding sequence ATGCCTGGATACGACGAACACGTTGGCGCGGCCAAGATGGTCGCCATGCTTGTCGCCCCGTTGATAACTGGGCTCACCTACGTCTTGACCGAGGACCCGTGGCTCGCGGCAGTGGGCCTGTGCGGCTCCGGACTGGTCGTTCTGGGTGGGATGGCCCCGGATCTGGACTCGAACAGTTCGATTCCCCGTCGACGGCTGGTGGGTGCGGTTAGCAGCCTGCTGGTGCTCGTGATCGGTGTCTTCGTCGGCCGTTACTGGGAGTTGCTCGTCGCGGTCGTCGAGGGCTCCGCGAGCGACCGCCTGCCGACGGTGCCGCCGGAACTGCTGGTCGTCCTGCTGGTGGCTGCAGCGGTGACGATCGTGCTGGCGAAAACTGACGACGGGCTCCAAGCGCTGATACCTGCCCATCGTGGCCTGTTACACGAACTGGCCTTCTGGGTCGGGGTTGGAGCCGCGTGTGGCTCCGGGCTGTACGTTCTCGGTCCCGTCGTTGGCCTCTCGCCGACGGCCACGCTGTATTCGGCCATCGTGCTGCCGGCACTGTTTCTCTTTGGCGTCTCCGTGCATCTCGTTCAGGACGGCGAGATCGTCTGA
- the ilvC gene encoding ketol-acid reductoisomerase, with product MTEEFTRPVYYDEDADSSQIDTKTVAVLGYGSQGHAHAQNLADSGVDVVVGLREDSSSRDAAEADGLRVATPTAAAAEADIVSMLVPDTVQPAVYEAIEPELDEGDTLQFAHGFNIHYNQIEPPEGVDVTMVAPKSPGHLVRRNYEAGEGTPALVAIYQDETGQALEEALAYAQGIGCARAGVIETSFQEETESDLFGEQAVLCGGVTSLVKTGYETLTENGYSPEMAYFEVLNELKLIVDLMYEGGLSEMWDSVSDTAEYGGLTRGDVVVDEEVKANMEEILAEIQDGEFAREWIAENQAGRPSYTQLRNAESEREIEEVGDRLRSMFAWADDE from the coding sequence ATGACTGAAGAATTCACCCGACCGGTATACTACGACGAAGACGCGGACAGCTCACAGATCGACACGAAGACCGTCGCCGTCCTCGGCTACGGCAGCCAGGGCCACGCCCACGCCCAGAACCTCGCGGACAGCGGGGTCGACGTGGTCGTCGGCCTCCGGGAGGATTCGTCCTCCCGGGACGCCGCCGAGGCCGACGGGCTCCGGGTCGCCACGCCCACAGCCGCGGCCGCCGAGGCCGATATCGTCTCGATGCTGGTCCCCGATACGGTCCAGCCCGCGGTTTACGAGGCCATCGAGCCCGAACTGGACGAGGGGGACACCCTCCAGTTCGCCCACGGGTTCAACATCCACTACAACCAGATCGAGCCGCCCGAAGGCGTCGACGTAACCATGGTCGCCCCGAAGAGTCCCGGGCACCTGGTACGACGTAACTACGAGGCCGGTGAGGGCACGCCCGCGCTGGTCGCGATCTACCAGGACGAGACGGGCCAGGCCCTCGAAGAGGCCCTGGCCTACGCCCAGGGCATCGGCTGTGCCCGGGCCGGCGTCATCGAGACGAGCTTCCAGGAGGAGACCGAATCGGACCTCTTCGGCGAGCAGGCCGTCCTCTGTGGCGGGGTCACGAGCCTGGTGAAAACCGGCTACGAGACCCTGACCGAGAACGGCTACAGCCCCGAGATGGCCTACTTCGAGGTCCTCAACGAGCTCAAACTCATCGTGGATCTGATGTACGAGGGCGGGCTCTCCGAGATGTGGGACTCGGTTTCGGATACCGCCGAGTACGGCGGCCTGACCCGCGGCGACGTCGTCGTCGACGAGGAGGTCAAGGCGAACATGGAGGAGATCCTGGCGGAGATCCAGGACGGCGAGTTCGCCCGCGAGTGGATCGCGGAGAACCAGGCCGGGCGACCGTCCTACACGCAACTCCGCAACGCCGAGAGCGAGCGGGAGATCGAAGAGGTAGGGGACCGCCTGCGGTCGATGTTCGCGTGGGCCGACGATGAGTGA
- a CDS encoding C69 family dipeptidase has translation MKGPPLTRRNFGSLVAAGITLPSIAGAASGQSADTTDQEAEIDDRAGGTEIHTPEKSMGIYVGSDLTDDGSTILAGFGHEPSSHWLEIVPHQEHDSDATWTVGVTENADIPGELTEIPQTEETYKYISSMYSFYAGFPPPLTNGGLNEHGVAARDIWSPSRPELVDMAEAEAPQTGPQYSDLAKAAMERASTAKEAVEIVGGLMDEHGYSTYGGNSHLFADEDEGWVFINFAHPDGDLWAAERLGSDEVRVSYPGYIQEFPVEHEDDPDYMGSEKLVSFARGQGWWDGEGDTLNLLEVYGAGQFPAEADEYFYPEFYQGARSPPDREQDLRDMSPVSLEDVLVWIRDPRWSTDFQGYGQVAHIRPDVREELQTLWTAVTSAAGTPYVPIPIATEEVPLEFQQHRYMTADAASNFLDKNWQHQEATRYATREFKRLLYLTAEHPEEFYTDVTGAIEGFEQDLLAERDEIESEAISHYESGEDQKARDLITENVRTRLLESLSLGMELADEVQRTTREEFGFRRPERQEAPGETAPGTSQPMAEGGWGDMVYVYDDATHEFPREHGSFTESESTETPTTTEQEATTTETPTETDTATTETEAPGFTALTAGAGAGAAGYLLKRHVDSDD, from the coding sequence ATGAAAGGACCACCACTGACCCGACGCAATTTCGGGTCACTCGTCGCCGCAGGCATCACGCTGCCGTCGATTGCTGGGGCTGCATCCGGCCAATCGGCCGACACAACTGACCAGGAAGCCGAAATCGACGACCGGGCAGGTGGAACGGAGATCCACACGCCGGAGAAGAGCATGGGGATCTACGTGGGGAGTGATCTGACCGACGACGGTTCGACGATCTTGGCCGGGTTCGGCCACGAACCGTCGAGTCACTGGCTGGAGATCGTCCCCCACCAGGAACACGATTCCGATGCGACCTGGACCGTGGGCGTGACCGAGAACGCCGACATCCCGGGGGAACTCACCGAGATCCCACAGACCGAGGAGACCTACAAGTACATCTCCTCGATGTACTCCTTTTACGCGGGCTTTCCGCCGCCCCTGACCAACGGCGGACTCAACGAACACGGGGTCGCCGCCCGGGACATCTGGTCGCCGTCCCGACCCGAACTCGTCGACATGGCCGAAGCCGAAGCACCACAGACCGGACCGCAGTACTCCGACCTGGCGAAGGCTGCGATGGAGCGAGCGAGTACTGCGAAAGAGGCAGTCGAAATCGTCGGCGGGCTGATGGACGAACACGGCTATTCAACCTACGGCGGGAACTCACACCTGTTCGCCGACGAAGACGAGGGCTGGGTGTTCATCAACTTCGCCCATCCCGACGGCGACCTGTGGGCCGCCGAGCGTCTCGGCTCGGACGAGGTCCGGGTCTCGTACCCGGGCTATATCCAGGAGTTCCCAGTCGAACACGAGGACGACCCGGATTACATGGGCTCGGAGAAGCTAGTGAGCTTCGCGAGAGGCCAGGGCTGGTGGGATGGTGAGGGTGACACGCTCAATCTGCTCGAGGTCTACGGGGCGGGGCAGTTCCCGGCCGAGGCAGACGAGTACTTCTACCCCGAGTTCTACCAGGGAGCCCGGAGCCCGCCGGATCGAGAGCAGGACCTCCGGGATATGAGTCCGGTGAGCCTGGAGGACGTGCTCGTCTGGATCCGTGATCCACGCTGGTCGACCGACTTCCAGGGCTACGGACAGGTCGCCCACATTCGTCCCGACGTGAGAGAGGAACTGCAAACGCTGTGGACCGCAGTCACCTCCGCAGCGGGAACGCCATACGTCCCGATACCGATCGCGACCGAAGAGGTTCCCCTCGAGTTCCAACAGCATCGCTACATGACGGCGGATGCAGCAAGTAATTTCCTCGATAAGAACTGGCAGCACCAGGAGGCGACCCGATATGCGACCCGCGAGTTCAAGCGGTTGCTCTACCTGACTGCCGAGCATCCCGAGGAGTTCTACACGGACGTGACGGGCGCGATCGAGGGCTTCGAGCAAGATCTGCTCGCGGAGCGAGACGAGATCGAGTCCGAGGCGATCAGCCACTACGAATCAGGCGAGGACCAAAAAGCGCGTGACCTGATCACGGAGAACGTCAGGACTCGCCTGCTCGAAAGCCTCTCCCTCGGGATGGAACTCGCCGACGAAGTGCAGAGGACCACTCGGGAAGAGTTCGGGTTCAGACGGCCGGAACGACAGGAGGCTCCCGGTGAGACGGCTCCTGGGACGAGCCAGCCGATGGCCGAAGGTGGCTGGGGTGACATGGTGTACGTCTACGACGATGCCACCCACGAGTTCCCCCGAGAACACGGCAGTTTCACCGAGTCCGAGTCGACCGAGACGCCGACGACCACGGAACAGGAGGCAACGACCACCGAAACACCCACGGAAACGGACACGGCAACCACAGAAACCGAAGCCCCAGGCTTCACGGCCCTCACAGCGGGTGCCGGCGCGGGTGCCGCCGGATATCTGCTGAAGCGGCACGTCGACAGCGACGACTGA
- the leuC gene encoding 3-isopropylmalate dehydratase large subunit produces the protein MSEGTLYDHVWNEHLVETLPTGQDQLFVGLHLIHEVTSPQAFGMLRERDLEVAFPERTHATVDHVIPTKDRSRPLEDDAAEEMLAALETNTSETGITYSGPETGDQGIAHVVGPEQGLTQPGMTIVCGDSHTATHGAFGALAFGIGTSQIRDVLATGSVAAEKHDVRRIEITGELSEAATVKDLVLGLIRELGTDGGVGYVYEYGGPVVEAMSMEERMTLANMSIEGGATAGYINPDETTYEYLQGRDAVPEGEAFEERKAYWESIRSNPDAIYDDVVEFDASQIEPSVTWGITPGQVVGVTEPIPAPADLPAGQRDAAERAYEHMDVSPGETMDGYGVDVVFLGSCTNGRLPDLRAAAEVLEGHEVDPDVEALAVPGSQRVKAAAEAEGLDSVFREAGFEWRDAGCSMCLGMNGDRLEDGQVSASSTNRNFVGRQGSKDGRTILMSPEMVAAAAIEGEVTDVRTLDQ, from the coding sequence ATGAGTGAGGGCACCCTGTACGACCACGTCTGGAACGAGCACCTGGTCGAGACCCTGCCGACGGGCCAGGACCAGTTGTTCGTCGGGCTGCACCTGATCCACGAGGTCACGAGCCCCCAGGCGTTCGGGATGCTCCGGGAGCGAGACCTGGAGGTCGCGTTCCCCGAGCGGACTCACGCGACCGTCGATCACGTCATCCCGACGAAGGACCGGTCGCGACCGCTCGAAGACGACGCCGCAGAGGAGATGCTCGCGGCCCTGGAGACGAACACCAGTGAGACCGGCATCACCTACTCCGGACCCGAAACGGGCGATCAGGGCATCGCCCACGTGGTCGGCCCGGAGCAGGGGCTCACCCAGCCGGGCATGACCATCGTCTGTGGCGACAGTCACACCGCCACCCACGGGGCCTTCGGCGCGCTGGCCTTCGGGATCGGCACGAGCCAGATCCGGGACGTCCTCGCGACTGGCTCGGTCGCCGCGGAGAAACACGACGTCCGGCGCATCGAGATCACGGGCGAGTTGAGCGAGGCCGCGACGGTCAAGGACCTCGTGCTCGGGCTTATCCGCGAACTCGGCACGGACGGCGGCGTGGGCTATGTCTACGAGTACGGCGGCCCCGTCGTCGAGGCCATGTCGATGGAGGAGCGGATGACCCTCGCGAACATGTCCATCGAGGGCGGTGCGACTGCGGGGTACATCAACCCCGACGAGACCACCTACGAGTACCTGCAGGGCCGCGACGCGGTCCCGGAGGGTGAGGCCTTCGAGGAGCGAAAGGCCTACTGGGAGTCGATCCGGTCGAACCCCGACGCGATCTACGACGACGTAGTCGAGTTCGACGCCTCCCAGATCGAGCCGTCGGTCACCTGGGGGATCACCCCGGGGCAGGTCGTCGGCGTCACCGAGCCGATTCCGGCCCCGGCGGATCTCCCGGCCGGCCAGCGCGACGCCGCCGAGCGAGCCTACGAACACATGGACGTCTCGCCGGGCGAGACCATGGACGGCTACGGCGTCGACGTGGTCTTCCTCGGTTCCTGTACGAACGGCCGGTTGCCCGACCTGCGGGCCGCCGCCGAGGTACTCGAGGGCCACGAGGTCGACCCGGACGTAGAAGCCCTGGCCGTGCCAGGGAGCCAGCGGGTCAAGGCTGCCGCCGAGGCGGAGGGCCTCGATTCGGTCTTCCGCGAGGCCGGCTTCGAGTGGCGTGACGCGGGCTGTTCGATGTGTCTGGGGATGAACGGCGACCGCCTGGAGGACGGCCAGGTTTCGGCCTCCTCGACGAATCGCAACTTCGTCGGCCGCCAGGGCAGCAAGGACGGCCGGACGATCCTGATGAGTCCCGAGATGGTCGCCGCCGCGGCGATCGAAGGCGAAGTGACCGACGTGCGAACCCTCGACCAATGA
- the ilvB gene encoding biosynthetic-type acetolactate synthase large subunit, producing MSKSHPTNESEASADTEELSEEASDEQTAKKTKGAHSVVTALEKAEVEITFGVQGGAIMPVYDALADSDIHHVSMAHEQGASHAADAYGIVSGKPGVTITTSGPGATNLVTGIADANLDSDPIVSLTGQVPQDMVGNDAFQETNTMGITSPITKANIFATSPDTVGDDVGTALALAAEGRQGPTLVDLPKNVTTSETEVEPSEPTVPEAYQVPPDEADPHSVEAAAETLAAADRPLILSGGGVIKSEASDQLREFAIEYGIPVVTTMPGLGSFPEDNALALEMGGMHGTGYANMALSHCDVLLGIGTRFDDRLTGGIETFAPEAEVIHVDIDPAEISKNIHADYPLIGDAGAVIEQLHAAMPGEPDAEAWRDRTMEWKATYPMGYETPQDEAVKPQFVVEAMDEAAADDAIVTTGVGQHQMWAAQYWTYTEPRTWVSSNGLGTMGYGAPAAVGAKLAAPDTQVIAFEGDGSFLMTSQAIAPAVRENLDITVAILNNSYVGMIRQWQDAFYDERRYESEWDWGPDFATLAEAYGAQGLRAMGYDEIPEVIEEAFAYDGPSVIDFHVDPVADVYPMVPSGGNNAEFALEADHL from the coding sequence ATGAGTAAATCCCACCCGACAAACGAATCAGAAGCCTCGGCAGACACAGAAGAGCTGTCGGAGGAAGCGAGCGACGAGCAGACAGCAAAAAAGACCAAAGGGGCCCATTCGGTCGTCACAGCCCTGGAGAAGGCCGAGGTAGAGATCACCTTCGGCGTCCAGGGCGGGGCCATCATGCCAGTTTATGACGCCCTGGCGGACTCGGATATCCACCACGTCTCGATGGCCCACGAGCAGGGGGCCTCGCATGCGGCCGACGCCTACGGGATCGTCTCCGGGAAACCGGGCGTCACGATCACGACGTCCGGGCCCGGCGCGACGAACCTGGTGACCGGCATCGCGGACGCCAACCTGGACTCGGATCCGATCGTCTCCCTGACCGGCCAGGTCCCCCAGGACATGGTCGGCAACGACGCCTTCCAGGAGACGAACACCATGGGCATCACCTCGCCCATCACCAAGGCCAACATCTTCGCCACCAGCCCGGACACGGTCGGTGACGACGTCGGAACGGCCCTGGCGCTGGCGGCGGAGGGGCGACAGGGGCCGACCCTGGTCGACCTGCCGAAGAACGTCACCACGAGCGAGACCGAAGTCGAGCCGTCCGAACCGACAGTCCCGGAGGCCTACCAGGTGCCACCCGACGAGGCCGACCCCCACAGCGTCGAGGCGGCCGCCGAAACCCTGGCCGCGGCCGACCGGCCGCTGATCCTCTCGGGCGGCGGCGTGATCAAAAGCGAGGCCAGCGACCAACTGCGGGAGTTCGCGATCGAGTACGGTATCCCCGTGGTCACGACCATGCCCGGCCTGGGTTCGTTCCCCGAGGACAACGCTCTCGCGCTGGAGATGGGCGGCATGCACGGCACGGGCTATGCCAACATGGCACTGAGCCACTGTGACGTGCTGCTGGGGATCGGGACCCGCTTCGACGACCGGCTGACCGGCGGCATCGAGACCTTCGCCCCGGAGGCCGAGGTCATCCACGTCGACATCGACCCCGCGGAGATCTCGAAGAACATCCACGCGGACTACCCGCTGATCGGCGACGCGGGAGCCGTGATCGAACAGCTCCACGCGGCCATGCCCGGCGAACCAGACGCGGAAGCCTGGCGCGACCGGACCATGGAGTGGAAGGCGACCTACCCGATGGGCTATGAAACCCCACAGGACGAGGCCGTCAAACCCCAGTTCGTCGTCGAGGCGATGGACGAGGCCGCCGCGGACGACGCGATCGTCACCACCGGCGTCGGCCAGCACCAGATGTGGGCCGCCCAGTACTGGACCTACACCGAACCCCGGACCTGGGTCTCCTCGAACGGCCTGGGCACGATGGGGTACGGTGCACCGGCAGCGGTCGGCGCGAAGCTGGCCGCCCCGGACACCCAGGTCATCGCCTTCGAGGGCGACGGGTCCTTCCTGATGACCAGCCAGGCCATCGCGCCGGCCGTGCGCGAGAACCTGGACATCACCGTGGCGATCCTCAACAACAGCTACGTCGGGATGATCCGGCAGTGGCAGGACGCCTTCTACGACGAGCGTCGCTACGAGAGCGAGTGGGACTGGGGCCCGGATTTCGCGACCCTGGCGGAGGCCTACGGCGCACAGGGCCTGCGGGCGATGGGCTACGACGAGATTCCCGAGGTGATCGAGGAGGCCTTTGCCTACGACGGCCCCTCGGTGATCGACTTCCACGTCGATCCCGTCGCGGACGTGTACCCGATGGTGCCAAGCGGTGGCAACAACGCGGAGTTCGCCCTGGAGGCCGATCACCTATGA
- the ilvN gene encoding acetolactate synthase small subunit, which produces MAGPAPEDREKPTGRRNSQGIRIDPRAEAEAKPRRTVISALVDHKPGVLAKVSGLFARRQFNIESLTVGPTVDETMARMTIVVEEPEPGIEQAKRQLRKQVHTWSVREVEGAIERELALIKVDGHDPSGVAALAEMHGGQAVRADDEVVTVELTGTEAEIDAAIAAFEQFGVHEVARTGTAALASGTRSTA; this is translated from the coding sequence ATGGCCGGCCCGGCCCCCGAGGACCGGGAGAAGCCGACAGGCCGCCGCAACTCACAGGGCATCCGCATCGACCCCAGAGCGGAAGCCGAGGCCAAACCGCGACGGACCGTGATCTCGGCCCTGGTCGATCACAAACCCGGGGTCCTCGCGAAGGTCTCCGGACTCTTCGCCCGTCGGCAGTTCAACATCGAGAGTTTGACTGTTGGGCCCACGGTCGATGAAACGATGGCCCGGATGACCATCGTCGTCGAGGAGCCCGAACCGGGCATCGAGCAGGCCAAACGTCAGCTCCGCAAGCAGGTCCACACCTGGTCGGTCCGAGAGGTCGAGGGCGCGATCGAGCGCGAACTCGCGCTGATCAAAGTCGACGGGCACGACCCCTCGGGGGTCGCCGCCCTCGCGGAGATGCACGGCGGGCAGGCCGTGCGGGCCGACGACGAGGTCGTCACGGTCGAGTTGACGGGGACAGAGGCAGAGATCGACGCCGCCATCGCGGCGTTCGAACAGTTCGGCGTCCACGAAGTCGCCCGCACGGGCACCGCCGCCCTCGCCAGCGGCACGCGATCCACAGCATGA
- a CDS encoding isocitrate/isopropylmalate family dehydrogenase: MTHEIAVIPGDGIGSEVIPAAIEVLETLDVDFEFTEAEAGDHLLEDGREPLPEATEALAAEADATLFGAAGETAADVIIPLRAAVDSFVNVRPARTYPGVDAVKGETDLVFLRENTEGVYAGHEDDLSENLSTLTRVVTDEAAERLGEYACEYAPEGFTIAHKANVMRKTDGRFRDAVSRVAEEHGVETDEVLIDALAMHLVLRPEEYDVIVTPNLAGDVLSDLAAGLVGGLGLLPSANVGPERALFEPVHGSAPDIAGEGIANPSATILSAAMLLDYLDEPEAAERVRTAVEATLEAGPRTPDLGGDGTTEDVTQAILSRL, from the coding sequence ATGACCCACGAGATCGCCGTGATCCCCGGGGATGGCATCGGCAGCGAGGTCATTCCGGCCGCGATCGAAGTACTCGAGACCCTCGACGTGGACTTCGAGTTCACCGAGGCGGAGGCCGGCGACCACCTCCTCGAAGACGGGCGCGAGCCCCTTCCCGAAGCGACCGAAGCGCTGGCCGCCGAGGCCGACGCGACGCTCTTCGGGGCGGCCGGCGAGACCGCCGCCGACGTGATCATCCCGCTCCGGGCCGCCGTCGACTCCTTCGTGAACGTCCGCCCCGCGCGAACGTACCCGGGGGTCGACGCGGTCAAGGGCGAGACCGACCTGGTTTTCCTCCGGGAGAACACCGAAGGCGTGTACGCGGGCCACGAGGACGACCTGAGCGAGAATCTCAGCACGCTGACCCGGGTCGTCACCGACGAGGCCGCCGAGCGACTGGGCGAGTACGCCTGTGAGTACGCCCCCGAGGGCTTCACCATCGCGCACAAGGCAAACGTCATGCGGAAGACCGACGGCCGATTCCGCGACGCCGTCTCCCGCGTGGCCGAGGAGCACGGCGTCGAGACCGACGAGGTGCTCATCGACGCGCTGGCGATGCACCTGGTCTTGCGCCCGGAGGAGTACGACGTGATCGTCACGCCGAACCTGGCCGGAGACGTGCTCTCGGATTTGGCGGCGGGGCTGGTCGGCGGCCTCGGCCTGCTCCCGAGTGCGAACGTCGGGCCGGAGCGGGCGCTGTTCGAGCCAGTTCACGGGTCGGCCCCGGACATCGCCGGCGAGGGTATCGCCAACCCCAGCGCGACGATCCTGAGTGCGGCGATGCTGCTTGACTACCTGGATGAACCGGAAGCGGCCGAACGCGTCCGCACGGCCGTCGAGGCGACCCTCGAAGCCGGCCCGCGGACGCCGGACCTGGGTGGCGACGGGACGACCGAGGACGTGACCCAGGCGATTCTCTCGCGACTGTAA
- a CDS encoding 3-isopropylmalate dehydratase small subunit: MSDEPPAPRVTSVSGTGVPIRGNDIDTDQILPARFMKVVTFEGLGQYAFYDQRVESEDPHPLEDDRFREGSIMAVNANFGSGSSREHAPQALMRWGVEGLIGESFAEIFRGNCLSLGLPTVTADSETVTEIQDWIEANPDGDIEIDVAEATVTYGDQEIDVGIDDAQQRALTEGTWDTTAVMRANFEQVRERAAALPYIEDEEIPEAR, translated from the coding sequence ATGAGCGACGAACCACCCGCCCCGCGTGTCACGTCCGTCAGCGGCACCGGGGTCCCGATCAGGGGCAACGACATCGACACCGACCAGATCCTGCCGGCCCGGTTTATGAAGGTCGTGACCTTCGAGGGCCTGGGACAGTATGCCTTCTACGACCAGCGGGTCGAATCCGAGGACCCACACCCCCTCGAAGACGACCGGTTCCGCGAGGGCTCGATCATGGCGGTCAACGCGAACTTCGGGTCGGGCTCCTCCCGCGAGCACGCCCCACAGGCGCTGATGCGCTGGGGCGTCGAGGGCCTGATCGGCGAATCCTTCGCCGAGATCTTCCGCGGGAACTGCCTCTCGCTTGGCCTGCCGACGGTCACCGCCGACAGCGAGACGGTGACCGAGATCCAGGACTGGATCGAGGCCAACCCGGACGGCGACATCGAGATCGACGTGGCCGAGGCCACGGTGACCTACGGCGACCAGGAGATCGACGTGGGGATCGACGACGCCCAGCAGCGGGCCCTGACCGAGGGCACCTGGGACACCACGGCCGTCATGCGAGCGAACTTCGAGCAGGTCCGTGAACGGGCCGCGGCCCTGCCCTACATCGAGGACGAGGAGATCCCGGAGGCACGATGA
- a CDS encoding homoserine kinase — translation MLTVTAPATSANLGSGFDVFGVAFDRPLDVVRVERAPETTIEVSGVGSQYIPTDPAKNTAGVVAQELGTPARIVIDKGVRPSSGLGSSAASAAAAAVALSELYDTDHTREDLVWVAAEGEAAVSGSAHADNVAPAILGGFTVVREDGVESVDAKVPLVACLPETVVSTREARGVLPSTVELSTMTETVGNAATLTIGMHRNDPELIGQGMAESTVTPARAALIDGYERAVEAATAAGATGVTVSGAGPALLAVTHQGDQRAVAGAMVDAFESIDIDARTFSTMIGSGATVH, via the coding sequence ATGCTGACGGTCACGGCTCCGGCGACGAGTGCGAACCTCGGGAGCGGTTTCGACGTGTTCGGCGTGGCCTTCGACCGCCCGCTGGACGTGGTGCGGGTCGAGCGGGCCCCCGAAACCACGATCGAAGTGAGCGGCGTCGGGAGCCAGTACATCCCGACAGACCCCGCGAAGAACACCGCCGGGGTCGTGGCCCAGGAACTGGGAACCCCGGCCCGGATCGTCATCGACAAGGGCGTCCGGCCGTCCTCCGGTCTGGGTTCGTCCGCCGCGAGCGCCGCCGCCGCGGCCGTGGCACTCTCCGAGCTGTACGACACCGATCACACTCGCGAGGACCTGGTCTGGGTCGCCGCCGAGGGCGAGGCGGCGGTCTCGGGCTCTGCGCACGCCGACAACGTGGCTCCGGCCATCTTGGGTGGGTTCACGGTCGTCCGAGAGGACGGCGTCGAATCCGTGGACGCGAAGGTGCCACTGGTGGCCTGCCTCCCGGAAACCGTCGTCTCGACCCGTGAGGCTCGCGGGGTCCTCCCGTCGACGGTCGAGCTATCGACCATGACCGAGACGGTGGGCAACGCTGCGACGCTCACGATCGGCATGCACCGAAACGACCCCGAACTGATCGGCCAGGGCATGGCCGAGTCGACGGTCACGCCCGCCCGGGCCGCGCTCATCGACGGCTACGAGCGAGCAGTCGAAGCCGCCACCGCGGCCGGCGCGACTGGCGTCACCGTCAGCGGGGCGGGGCCGGCCCTCCTGGCTGTGACTCATCAGGGCGATCAACGAGCCGTCGCCGGTGCGATGGTGGATGCCTTCGAGTCGATCGACATCGACGCCCGAACCTTCTCCACGATGATCGGGTCCGGCGCGACGGTCCACTGA
- a CDS encoding IS1 family transposase produces MSRAGTSRTVVLPAKRECLHEIRTTRWPETVRCPNCNGVDLIKKGRSRKGAQRYQCQDCERVFTDITGTFFAGRQLSIAELCYIVDRVGTATTTEIARPLDRTYKTVLNVVHDVQNRTEGERPDVSDLL; encoded by the coding sequence ATGTCGCGGGCGGGGACATCCCGGACGGTCGTGTTGCCTGCAAAACGCGAGTGTTTGCACGAGATCCGGACCACCCGGTGGCCCGAGACGGTTCGGTGTCCGAACTGTAACGGTGTCGATTTGATCAAGAAGGGCCGGTCCCGGAAAGGAGCCCAGCGGTATCAGTGCCAGGACTGTGAGCGGGTTTTCACCGACATCACGGGGACCTTTTTCGCCGGCCGGCAACTGTCTATCGCGGAACTGTGCTACATCGTCGATCGGGTGGGGACGGCAACCACCACGGAAATCGCCCGGCCACTCGACCGGACCTACAAGACGGTATTAAACGTCGTGCATGACGTGCAAAACCGGACCGAGGGTGAGCGACCCGACGTTTCGGATCTGCTCTGA